From the Fervidobacterium thailandense genome, the window GACTAAATAACCTTTCAAGGTGAACGTTTCCGGTATGAACATCGTCAAAATGTATGAGCTGTTTGACTTGTTCGTTGAGTTGTGAAGCATCTTGTTTGGGGAGATTCTTTCTGATATTTCTTTGAAGATGAACTAAGCATAATTGATGATGAGCTTTTGGATATACCATTTTGACTTTCTCATGTAAACCAGGAAAATCATCACTAACGATGATACAAGGTTGCTTGAG encodes:
- a CDS encoding transposase codes for the protein LKQPCIIVSDDFPGLHEKVKMVYPKAHHQLCLVHLQRNIRKNLPKQDASQLNEQVKQLIHFDDVHTGNVHLERLFSQYVNNPKYSSYIKTLFEKIEQYTAFLNFPKPIRKHLYTTNVVESVNSLVEKIRISQ